One genomic region from Bufo bufo chromosome 3, aBufBuf1.1, whole genome shotgun sequence encodes:
- the ALG11 gene encoding GDP-Man:Man(3)GlcNAc(2)-PP-Dol alpha-1,2-mannosyltransferase yields the protein MAGGLCLCGVLRLLTSLFVPALVASITVTLLIFLLLLCVRLWIGKKRKASAQLGKDGREQKVVAFFHPYCNAGGGGERVLWCALRALQKRYKDAIYVVYTGDKDVSGEEILAGAGGRFNIKLSYPVKFVFLEKRYLVEDRLYPHFTLLGQSLGSILLGWEALVKCVPDVYIDSMGYAFTLPLFKYLGGCRVGCYVHYPTISTDMLSIVRDHTARFNNAAFISNNPVLSRLKLIYYVLFALIYGWVGSCSDMIMVNSTWTFNHVLDLWKCSDRISIVYPPCDVQTFLDIELSQKHELKKHSVVSIGQFRPEKDHKLQIRAFSTLLAKKTPEERANLKLILIGGCRNEQDELRVSGLKKLAADLGVPVEFKVNIPFEELKKHLGEATIGLHTMWNEHFGIGVVECMAAGTIILAHNSGGPKLDIVIPYDGHDTGFLADSEESYASAMDRILAMSEDGRLQIRQNARRSVSRFSDQEFEVNFLSATELLFK from the exons ATGGCTGGAGGGCTGTGCTTGTGCGGCGTGTTACG CCTGCTGACGTCACTCTTCGTCCCTGCGCTCGTCGCCAGCATCACTGTCACCCTCCTGATATTCCTTCTTCTCCTCTGTGTCCGCTTGTGGATTGGGAAGAAGAGAAAAGCATCCGCACAGCTCGGCAAAGATGGCAGAGAGCAGAAAGTAGTGGCGTTCTTTCACCCCTACTGCAATGCAGGAGGTGGCGGTGAAAGGGTGCTGTGGTGTGCGCTGCGCGCTTTGCAAAAAAG GTATAAAGATGCCATATATGTTGTTTACACCGGCGACAAAGATGTCTCGGGAGAAGAGATCCTCGCTGGGGCAGGCGGCAGATTTAATATCAAGTTATCCTACCCTGTTAAGTTTGTCTTCTTGGAAAAACGTTACCTGGTAGAAGACAGACTGTACCCACATTTCACCCTTCTGGGACAGAGCTTGGGCTCCATTCTGTTAGGCTGGGAGGCTCTGGTGAAATGCGTGCCTGATGTTTATATTGATTCCATGGGCTATGCATTTACATTGCCTTTATTCAAATACCTGGGGGGCTGTCGTGTGGGCTGCTACGTGCACTACCCAACCATCAGCACAGACATGCTGTCTATTGTCCGGGACCACACCGCTCGGTTCAACAACGCTGCTTTCATCTCCAACAACCCTGTCCTGAGCAGGCTGAAGCTGATTTACTATGTCTTGTTTGCACTTATTTACGGCTGGGTTGGATCCTGCAGCGATATGATAATGGTTAACTCCACGTGGACCTTCAACCATGTCTTGGATTTGTGGAAATGCAGCGATCGCATCAGCATCGTTTATCCACCTTGTGATGTGCAGACGTTTTTAGATATTGAACTGAGTCAGAAGCATGAGTTAAAAAAACACTCTGTGGTGTCTATCGGCCAGTTTAGGCCGGAGAAAGACCACAAACTGCAGATCCGGGCATTTAGTACTTTGCTGGCAAAGAAGACTCCAGAGGAAAGAGCAAATCTGAAGCTCATTCTTATCGGGGGGTGTCGCAACGAACAAGATGAGCTCCGAGTGTCCGGGCTGAAGAAGCTCGCTGCGGACTTGGGAGTTCCTGTAGAGTTTAAAGTTAACATTCCCTTTGAAGAGCTGAAGAAGCATCTGGGTGAAGCCACCATTGGTCTCCATACAATGTGGAATGAGCACTTTGGAATTG GAGTGGTTGAGTGCATGGCAGCGGGAACAATCATTTTAGCTCATAACTCTGGAGGACCCAAACTGGACATTGTGATCCCGTATGATGGACATGACACCGGCTTTCTGGCAGACAGTGAGGAGAGCTATGCTTCTGCTATGGACCGCATCCTGGCGATGTCTGAAGACGGCCGACTACAGATCCGGCAGAATGCTAGACGCTCGGTTTCTAGATTCTCTGACCAGGAGTTTGAAGTCAATTTTCTCTCTGCTACAGAGCTTCTATTTAAATAG